A window of Arctopsyche grandis isolate Sample6627 unplaced genomic scaffold, ASM5162203v2 HiC_scaffold_327, whole genome shotgun sequence contains these coding sequences:
- the LOC143922076 gene encoding uncharacterized protein LOC143922076, whose amino-acid sequence MKGLCAAGVLRRRSQIKRRSDLSYRKRLLCKRFKTVIAGKPQCKGIVLKKVGLEAKQPNSAVRKVCKVQVVATGKNLLAFAPGDGAFNYIQENDEVTVEGFGKKGRAMGDMPGIKYKVIKVAGVSLDAILKGRREKPTK is encoded by the coding sequence ATGAAAGGACTATGCGCAGCAGGTGTACTTAGAAGGAGAAGTCAAATTAAAAGAAGAAGTGATCTTTCTTATAGAAAGAGGTTACTCTGCAAAAGATTTAAAACAGTTATCGCTGGTAAACCACAGTGTAAAGGAATTGTTCTTAAGAAAGTTGGTTTAGAAGCTAAACAGCCCAACTCTGCCGTACGTAAAGTTTGTAAAGTGCAAGTTGTTGCTACAGGAAAGAATTTGCTTGCATTTGCCCCAGGAGATGGTGCTTTTAATTACATCCAAGAAAATGACGAAGTAACTGTTGAAGGTTTCGGTAAGAAGGGAAGAGCTATGGGAGATATGCCAGGTATTAAATACAAAGTTATCAAAGTTGCAGGTGTTTCCCTTGATGCAATTTTAAAGGGAAGACGTGAA